In Armatimonadota bacterium, the following proteins share a genomic window:
- the glyS gene encoding glycine--tRNA ligase beta subunit: MADLLLEIGTEELPAGVVENALEQLQAAITQRLQDARIAFGQAETFGTPRRLILLVHDVAQSQTDVVREVRGPAANVAFDAQGNPTPAAQGFARKQGVDVSDLEVVHTPQGDYVMARVFERGKRTVEVVANIFPEAIRSLTFPKMMRWGGGNLRFCRPIRWLLALYDGEVVPFELDGIHSGNRSRGHRFLAPEEFEVGSPAELFRQLDERYVLYDHRRRREVIREQANRLAEQVGGGILWDDALLDEVTHLVEYPTALLGRFDPAFLSLPEPILITAMKKHQRFFAVVDGQGKLLPYFVAVRNGNDYRLDVVREGNERVLTARFNDAHFFYERDRQQPLEAFVGDLKRIVFQEKLGTMADKAVRLAAVMRGVAEQAGVDPSLAGRAATLCKADLATEVVMELPALQGVMGREYAMLSGENEAVAQAIAEHYMPRFAGDALPESPLGRLLAVCDRVDTLVGYIGALQIVPTGSGDPFGLRRAAQGVVQILATVEGMPRLWTFVEAVVRAYENQGVSVDEEGLHLLAQVFAGRIEAFLEDEGIRYDVVQAVLAEERVEPFATRANARMLNALPMEQLTPVALAATRVRNILKAGEAVKLVPTATLRPPLEWLGQVDTALFQQEEERVLYEMVLQSQQQIIEAVMCFRSEEVFSLLESFTEPVNRFFDAVLVMAPEEAIRRNRLCLLAGVDALYRYIGDFSKLVV; the protein is encoded by the coding sequence TTGGCGGACCTGTTGCTCGAAATCGGAACGGAAGAGTTGCCCGCTGGCGTGGTGGAAAACGCCCTGGAGCAATTGCAGGCTGCGATCACGCAACGGCTGCAAGATGCGCGCATCGCTTTTGGTCAGGCGGAAACGTTCGGCACGCCGCGCAGGTTGATTCTGCTCGTCCATGATGTGGCACAAAGCCAAACCGACGTGGTGCGTGAGGTGCGCGGGCCTGCTGCGAACGTGGCTTTCGACGCGCAGGGCAACCCGACTCCTGCTGCACAGGGGTTCGCCCGTAAGCAGGGCGTGGATGTGAGCGACCTGGAGGTGGTGCATACCCCGCAGGGCGATTATGTGATGGCGAGGGTGTTCGAGCGCGGCAAGCGCACGGTCGAGGTGGTGGCGAATATCTTTCCCGAAGCCATCCGCTCCTTGACCTTTCCCAAGATGATGCGCTGGGGCGGCGGCAACCTGCGCTTCTGCCGTCCGATACGCTGGCTGCTGGCGTTGTACGATGGAGAGGTGGTGCCGTTTGAACTGGATGGTATCCACAGCGGTAACCGCTCGCGCGGGCATCGATTCCTTGCCCCCGAAGAGTTCGAGGTGGGAAGCCCCGCCGAACTGTTCCGCCAGCTGGACGAGCGATACGTGCTCTATGACCATCGCCGCCGCCGTGAGGTGATCCGAGAGCAGGCAAATCGCCTGGCGGAGCAGGTTGGAGGGGGCATCTTGTGGGATGATGCCCTGCTGGATGAGGTGACGCACCTGGTAGAATATCCCACTGCCTTGCTGGGGCGTTTTGACCCTGCCTTCCTAAGCCTGCCGGAGCCGATACTGATTACCGCCATGAAGAAGCATCAACGGTTCTTCGCGGTGGTAGACGGTCAGGGCAAACTGTTGCCTTACTTCGTGGCGGTACGCAACGGCAACGATTACCGGCTGGACGTGGTGCGTGAGGGCAATGAGCGCGTCTTGACCGCCCGCTTTAACGATGCACACTTCTTTTACGAGCGCGACCGCCAGCAACCGCTAGAGGCGTTTGTGGGCGATTTGAAGCGCATAGTGTTTCAAGAGAAGCTTGGCACCATGGCGGATAAAGCCGTGCGCCTGGCGGCGGTAATGCGCGGAGTAGCAGAACAGGCGGGCGTAGACCCCTCGCTGGCAGGACGCGCTGCCACTCTCTGCAAAGCCGACCTTGCCACCGAGGTGGTCATGGAACTACCTGCGCTGCAAGGCGTTATGGGCAGGGAGTACGCTATGCTATCAGGTGAGAACGAAGCGGTCGCTCAGGCAATTGCCGAACACTACATGCCCCGCTTCGCAGGGGATGCTCTTCCCGAAAGTCCGCTGGGGCGGCTGTTAGCGGTGTGCGACCGTGTGGATACACTGGTGGGTTATATCGGCGCGCTGCAGATTGTACCGACCGGTTCGGGCGACCCGTTTGGTTTGCGACGCGCAGCACAGGGCGTGGTGCAGATTCTGGCAACGGTAGAGGGGATGCCCCGCCTGTGGACGTTCGTGGAGGCAGTAGTGCGCGCCTACGAGAATCAGGGCGTGAGTGTAGACGAGGAGGGATTGCACCTGCTGGCGCAGGTGTTTGCAGGGCGAATCGAGGCTTTTCTGGAAGACGAAGGCATCCGCTATGATGTGGTGCAGGCAGTGCTGGCGGAGGAGCGTGTTGAACCGTTTGCAACGAGGGCAAATGCGCGGATGCTGAACGCCCTGCCGATGGAGCAGCTGACCCCCGTTGCGCTGGCGGCGACGCGCGTACGCAATATCCTCAAAGCAGGCGAGGCGGTTAAACTGGTACCCACCGCTACCCTGCGTCCGCCTTTAGAGTGGCTTGGACAAGTAGACACGGCGCTCTTCCAGCAAGAGGAAGAACGCGTCCTGTACGAGATGGTTCTGCAAAGCCAGCAACAAATTATCGAGGCGGTGATGTGTTTCCGCAGTGAAGAGGTGTTTTCCCTGCTGGAGTCCTTTACCGAACCGGTCAACAGGTTCTTCGATGCGGTGCTGGTCATGGCGCCAGAAGAGGCAATACGGCGTAACCGCCTGTGCCTGCTGGCTGGCGTGGACGCGCTATATCGCTATATCGGGGATTTCAGCAAGCTCGTTGTATAG
- a CDS encoding signal peptidase I, which produces MKMMLLAWLSSAMRVAVVSVLVFLLTVNFVGQGFRVDGRCMEPNLHHGERVLTEKVSYWWRQPRRGDVVVFRVPDGTNDLMVKRVIALPGERISIRNNEVYINGRLLPEPYRRYEMHYFMREKKVPEGMLFVMGDNRDVSNDSRDWGFLPVRNVMARVWCRYQLPWRFETVR; this is translated from the coding sequence ATGAAAATGATGCTACTCGCGTGGCTTTCTTCCGCCATGCGAGTAGCGGTGGTCAGCGTCCTCGTATTTTTGCTGACGGTAAACTTCGTGGGACAGGGGTTCCGTGTGGATGGACGATGCATGGAACCCAATTTGCATCATGGAGAGCGCGTGCTGACCGAGAAGGTCAGCTACTGGTGGCGACAACCCCGGCGCGGTGACGTGGTGGTGTTTCGAGTGCCCGACGGTACCAACGACCTGATGGTGAAGCGAGTTATCGCTCTGCCGGGCGAGCGTATCAGTATACGCAACAACGAGGTGTATATCAACGGTCGCCTTCTGCCCGAGCCGTATCGCCGCTACGAAATGCACTACTTCATGCGCGAGAAAAAGGTGCCCGAGGGGATGCTGTTTGTCATGGGCGATAACCGCGATGTTAGCAACGACAGCCGCGACTGGGGCTTTCTGCCCGTGCGCAACGTGATGGCGCGCGTGTGGTGTCGCTACCAACTGCCGTGGCGCTTTGAAACGGTGCGATGA
- the glyQ gene encoding glycine--tRNA ligase alpha subunit produces the protein MTFQELLLRLEQFWAQHGCLILQPYDVEVGAGTMAPGTALRSLGPEPWNVAYVQPSRRPADGRYGRNPMRVQHYYQYQVILKPSPENVVDLYLDSLRALDIDPLEHDIRFVEDDWEAPTLGASGVGWEVWLDGTEITQFTYFQQMGGIECRPVCAEITYGPERLAMCLQKKESFWELEWAHGITYGEVDRHAEIEHNYYNFDHADVQMLFRLFEMFEAEGHRIVNLGYTHPAFDYALKCSHVFNLLDARGSISVTERASYINRVRALARKCCVQYLKQREEMGFPLLKAQEALTVA, from the coding sequence ATGACCTTTCAGGAACTACTGCTAAGATTAGAACAGTTCTGGGCACAGCATGGGTGCTTGATTTTGCAACCCTACGATGTAGAGGTAGGGGCAGGCACCATGGCGCCAGGTACGGCATTGCGTAGCCTCGGACCAGAGCCGTGGAACGTGGCGTACGTGCAGCCTTCTCGTCGTCCCGCCGACGGTCGCTACGGGCGCAATCCCATGCGCGTGCAGCACTACTACCAGTATCAGGTCATCCTCAAACCGTCGCCGGAGAACGTGGTAGACCTGTATCTGGACAGCTTGCGCGCGCTGGACATCGACCCGCTGGAGCACGACATTCGCTTCGTGGAGGACGACTGGGAGGCTCCCACCCTGGGTGCGTCCGGCGTGGGCTGGGAGGTATGGCTGGACGGCACCGAAATCACGCAGTTCACCTACTTCCAGCAGATGGGGGGTATCGAATGTCGCCCCGTTTGTGCCGAGATTACCTATGGTCCTGAGCGGCTGGCGATGTGCCTGCAGAAGAAGGAGAGTTTTTGGGAGCTCGAATGGGCGCACGGTATCACCTATGGCGAGGTAGACCGCCACGCCGAAATCGAGCATAACTACTACAACTTTGACCATGCGGATGTGCAGATGCTGTTCCGCCTGTTCGAAATGTTCGAGGCGGAGGGGCATCGCATCGTGAACCTGGGATACACGCATCCAGCGTTCGACTACGCGCTGAAGTGCTCGCATGTGTTCAATCTGCTGGATGCGCGTGGCAGTATCTCGGTCACTGAACGCGCCAGCTACATTAACCGCGTGCGTGCGCTGGCGCGGAAGTGTTGTGTACAGTATCTGAAGCAGCGAGAAGAGATGGGCTTCCCGCTGTTGAAAGCACAGGAGGCGCTGACCGTCGCATGA
- a CDS encoding RNA polymerase factor sigma-70: MFTEGESHVKRSYRRYMQMTDREIVEQAQKGDEQAAEFLLYKYRNLVRTKVKSYFLLGAEREDLLQVGMIGLWQAILDYRTDKPISFPAFAKVCIQRHIITAIKAATRQKQMPLNTSLSLEVTVDDEDSDWSLADMLPAEPSSDPEERLLRAEDTRQLQRTLQQLLSDFEWRVLMHYHFGKSYREIAEALQCKTKSVDNALARIKRKVAGLPLGKADLRELFMNN; the protein is encoded by the coding sequence GTGTTCACGGAAGGTGAATCGCACGTCAAGCGCAGCTACCGTCGCTACATGCAGATGACCGACCGCGAAATCGTAGAGCAGGCGCAAAAGGGCGACGAGCAAGCTGCGGAGTTCCTGCTGTATAAGTATCGCAATCTGGTTCGCACCAAAGTTAAATCGTATTTCCTGTTGGGCGCAGAGCGGGAGGACCTGCTACAGGTAGGCATGATTGGGCTGTGGCAGGCTATCCTCGACTATCGGACGGATAAGCCCATTTCGTTCCCGGCGTTTGCCAAAGTGTGCATCCAGCGCCACATCATTACCGCCATCAAAGCGGCGACGCGCCAGAAGCAGATGCCGTTGAATACCTCCCTATCGCTGGAGGTAACGGTAGACGATGAGGATTCTGACTGGAGCCTGGCGGATATGCTGCCCGCCGAACCGAGCAGCGACCCGGAGGAACGGTTGCTTCGAGCCGAAGACACCCGCCAGCTGCAGCGGACGCTTCAGCAACTGCTGAGCGACTTCGAATGGCGCGTGCTGATGCACTACCACTTTGGCAAGTCGTATCGGGAGATCGCCGAGGCGTTGCAGTGCAAAACGAAGTCGGTAGATAACGCCCTGGCGCGAATCAAGCGCAAGGTAGCGGGATTGCCTCTGGGCAAAGCCGACCTGCGCGAACTCTTCATGAACAACTGA